The Acidobacteriaceae bacterium genome includes a region encoding these proteins:
- the dnaA gene encoding chromosomal replication initiator protein DnaA — protein MSFEPVPATVLNQWVRILGALEKKINRQSFETWLKPTRFSHINGRTLHVRIPSAAFQHVGDRYGDHIYEAIETLGLDLDNVIFEIPPQEAPRPQREDGGFAPQSAHNANITRNNSRPGPAAPGPEQARFDWNTAAQLNPRYQFDGFVIGSGNQFAHAAAQAVAERPAKAYNPLFMYGGVGMGKTHLMHAVGHLVKTRTPHAAISYISGEKFTNEMINSVRYDKMTTFRDKFRTVDVLLIDDIQFLAGKERTQEEFFHTFNALHETSKQIVISSDRSPKELNDFEDRLRSRFEWGLVVDIQPPDLETKVAILQRKAEQERIALPTEVALFIAGNVRTNIRELEGALNRLIAWSSMQGAEITLPNAQHCLKHIIDTQVRKITIEAIQRAVAESFGMRVAELKQKNNSRQIVVPRQIAMYLAKQLTEASLPEIGRQFGGKHHTTVMHSIAKIDEQRRHDKDLNRTVAKLLETLG, from the coding sequence ATGTCATTTGAGCCGGTCCCAGCTACCGTGCTGAACCAGTGGGTTCGAATTCTCGGCGCGCTGGAAAAGAAGATCAATCGTCAGAGCTTTGAGACCTGGCTAAAGCCCACGCGGTTCTCGCACATCAATGGGCGCACACTGCACGTGCGCATCCCCTCAGCGGCGTTTCAGCACGTCGGCGATCGCTACGGCGATCACATCTACGAAGCGATTGAGACACTCGGCCTCGACCTGGACAACGTCATCTTCGAGATACCGCCGCAGGAGGCGCCGCGGCCGCAGCGTGAAGATGGAGGCTTCGCTCCACAGTCCGCGCACAATGCCAACATCACACGCAACAACTCCCGCCCGGGACCGGCAGCGCCAGGACCGGAGCAGGCTCGCTTCGACTGGAACACCGCGGCGCAGCTCAATCCTCGCTATCAGTTCGACGGCTTTGTAATCGGCAGCGGGAATCAGTTTGCGCATGCTGCTGCGCAGGCCGTCGCTGAGCGGCCCGCGAAGGCCTACAATCCGCTGTTCATGTACGGCGGCGTGGGCATGGGCAAGACTCACCTGATGCACGCAGTAGGCCATCTTGTGAAGACGCGCACGCCGCACGCGGCGATCAGTTACATCTCGGGCGAGAAGTTCACCAACGAGATGATCAACTCTGTGCGCTACGACAAGATGACGACCTTCCGGGACAAGTTCCGCACGGTCGACGTCCTGCTGATCGACGACATCCAGTTCCTCGCCGGCAAGGAGCGCACGCAGGAGGAGTTCTTCCACACCTTCAACGCGCTGCATGAGACCTCCAAGCAGATCGTCATCTCCTCGGACCGCTCGCCTAAAGAGCTGAACGACTTCGAAGACCGCCTGCGCTCGCGCTTCGAGTGGGGCCTGGTCGTCGACATTCAACCTCCCGATCTCGAGACCAAGGTTGCCATCCTGCAGCGCAAGGCCGAGCAGGAGCGGATCGCACTTCCGACCGAAGTGGCCCTGTTCATCGCCGGCAATGTGCGGACCAACATCCGCGAGCTCGAGGGCGCGCTCAACCGCCTCATCGCGTGGTCATCCATGCAGGGCGCGGAGATCACGCTGCCCAACGCGCAGCACTGCCTCAAGCACATCATCGACACGCAGGTCCGCAAGATCACGATTGAAGCGATCCAGCGGGCGGTTGCCGAGTCGTTCGGCATGCGCGTTGCCGAGCTGAAGCAGAAGAACAACTCGCGCCAGATCGTGGTGCCGCGGCAGATCGCGATGTATCTCGCCAAGCAGCTCACCGAGGCCTCGCTGCCTGAGATCGGTCGGCAGTTCGGCGGCAAGCACCACACCACGGTGATGCACTCGATCGCGAAGATAGACGAACAACGCCGCCACGACAAGGACCTGAACCGGACCGTCGCGAAGTTGCTGGAGACGCTGGGATAG
- the rpmH gene encoding 50S ribosomal protein L34 — MPKRTFQPNRRRRSKVHGFLSRMATKAGAAVLSRRRAKGRHKIAVSAGYRD, encoded by the coding sequence ATGCCTAAGCGCACCTTTCAACCAAATCGCCGCCGCCGGAGCAAGGTTCACGGCTTTCTGAGCCGCATGGCCACCAAGGCCGGCGCTGCCGTGCTCAGCCGCCGCCGCGCCAAGGGCCGCCACAAGATTGCGGTCTCGGCCGGCTACCGCGACTAG
- the rnpA gene encoding ribonuclease P protein component, producing the protein MTSSTNFRLRKHADYQRVYKAGRKQFGRQMAYFSALRDADAAARSETTGPRVGLTVPKALGKAVARNRIKRRLREAVRGALPLLSAPVDVVLHPKRTVLEADFTLIQREVETIFRSVQAAAENPVAPSATRRSNKPVAQPLGAGISR; encoded by the coding sequence ATGACCTCCTCCACGAACTTCCGCCTGCGAAAACACGCCGACTACCAGCGCGTGTACAAGGCAGGCCGCAAGCAGTTCGGCCGGCAGATGGCGTACTTCTCGGCGCTCCGCGATGCTGACGCTGCCGCGCGCTCCGAGACCACGGGACCGCGCGTTGGACTGACCGTTCCGAAGGCACTCGGCAAGGCCGTCGCACGCAATCGCATCAAGCGCAGGCTGCGCGAGGCCGTCCGCGGCGCGCTGCCGCTGCTCTCCGCACCCGTGGACGTTGTGCTGCATCCGAAGCGCACTGTGCTCGAAGCTGACTTCACCCTCATCCAGCGCGAGGTCGAGACGATCTTCCGCAGCGTGCAGGCCGCGGCGGAGAACCCGGTCGCCCCATCAGCAACCCGTCGAAGCAACAAACCGGTAGCTCAGCCCCTCGGCGCCGGGATATCGCGGTGA
- the yidD gene encoding membrane protein insertion efficiency factor YidD — MNRERRRELQAAWLLGVYKRVLSPMLHAVSVSQCKYLPTCSEYAYVAVVRHGWIRGGWLALRRLARCHPFSKGGLDPVP; from the coding sequence GTGAATCGAGAGCGCCGCCGCGAGCTCCAGGCTGCCTGGCTGCTCGGCGTCTACAAACGCGTCTTATCTCCGATGCTGCACGCGGTCTCTGTTTCGCAATGCAAATATCTCCCTACATGCAGCGAGTACGCCTACGTCGCCGTTGTGCGGCATGGATGGATTCGTGGCGGCTGGCTTGCCCTGCGCCGGCTGGCGCGGTGTCATCCCTTCAGCAAGGGCGGCCTCGATCCAGTGCCGTGA
- the yidC gene encoding membrane protein insertase YidC, whose protein sequence is MPEFRNPNAGGAGSQDNRSFLVMFVVMMGVIFGVQYWRMKTNPPAPQNAPATTQSAAQTNAPAQSNAAAQTAANAATQTPAVQASAATETVVENELYRITFSNRGGDVTSWILRRQKDQDGKPLDLVDHVASAKFGYPMSLYTYDSGLNQTLANAMFVPSATGTLEAPSTLSFHYAANGLDVTKTFTFGQDYLIHADTLVLKNGAPVRALLSWPSGTGDLVVPHLQGSHYPSDTSVDTMQNGKDDHIASKKVAGGATLNGPFDFAGVSDQYFAATILPDHTQTATAVTLHNQLSLNDLERAAGKPVGKDVQLPIIGAAVGDISGHNQERVFVGPKYLKLLKSIKTVDGYSLEPLLNFGFWGPVAKYLFVGLQTVHSWIAPSNATANTPHDFSWGWAIVLFTVLIYMFLVPLRFQSMKGMLKMQRIQPQIDAIKARYGNPKPTSPKMGEMNAEIMDLQKKNGVSMFGGCIPTLVQLPLLFAFFEMMEKVVELRQSHWFWIKDLSQPDPYHILPIVMVVTSFLVQFYTPSPGVDPAQQRMMAFMMPAFSGYWTWYYAAGLALYWNVGNFIMVGQQLVLNRTALGKEMREIQLKRAEAKARAKAAPKTIAGRR, encoded by the coding sequence TTGCCAGAGTTTCGTAACCCCAATGCAGGCGGCGCCGGAAGCCAGGACAACCGCTCTTTTCTCGTCATGTTCGTCGTCATGATGGGCGTGATCTTCGGCGTCCAGTACTGGCGCATGAAGACCAACCCGCCTGCCCCGCAGAACGCGCCCGCCACTACGCAGTCCGCTGCCCAGACGAACGCGCCCGCGCAGTCGAACGCAGCCGCGCAAACCGCCGCCAACGCAGCGACGCAGACGCCTGCGGTTCAGGCCTCTGCCGCCACCGAGACCGTCGTCGAGAACGAGCTGTACCGCATTACCTTTTCGAACCGCGGCGGCGACGTCACCTCCTGGATCCTGAGGCGTCAGAAGGATCAGGACGGTAAGCCGCTCGATCTGGTCGATCACGTCGCTTCCGCGAAGTTCGGCTATCCGATGTCGCTCTACACATACGACTCGGGGCTGAACCAGACGCTGGCCAACGCGATGTTTGTTCCCTCCGCGACGGGAACCCTCGAGGCGCCGTCGACGCTGAGCTTCCACTACGCAGCCAACGGCCTCGATGTGACGAAGACCTTTACCTTCGGCCAGGATTACCTCATCCACGCCGACACGCTCGTACTCAAGAACGGCGCTCCGGTGCGCGCGCTGCTCTCCTGGCCTTCGGGCACGGGCGATCTGGTGGTCCCGCACCTGCAGGGCAGCCACTACCCGTCCGACACTTCGGTCGACACCATGCAGAACGGCAAGGACGACCATATCGCCTCCAAGAAGGTGGCTGGCGGAGCCACGCTGAACGGCCCGTTCGACTTTGCCGGTGTAAGCGATCAATACTTCGCCGCCACCATCCTGCCGGACCACACCCAGACCGCCACAGCCGTCACACTGCACAATCAGCTCTCCCTGAATGACCTCGAGCGTGCCGCGGGCAAGCCCGTGGGCAAGGACGTTCAGCTTCCGATCATCGGTGCGGCCGTCGGCGACATCTCCGGGCACAACCAGGAGCGCGTCTTCGTCGGCCCGAAGTACCTGAAGCTGCTGAAAAGCATCAAGACGGTCGATGGCTATTCGCTCGAGCCGCTGCTGAACTTCGGCTTCTGGGGACCCGTCGCGAAGTATCTGTTCGTCGGGCTGCAGACAGTTCATTCCTGGATCGCCCCTTCGAACGCGACTGCGAACACTCCTCATGACTTCTCTTGGGGATGGGCGATCGTTCTCTTCACTGTCCTGATCTACATGTTCCTGGTGCCGCTGCGCTTCCAGAGCATGAAGGGCATGCTCAAAATGCAGCGGATTCAGCCGCAGATTGACGCGATCAAGGCCAGGTACGGGAATCCGAAGCCTACCAGCCCAAAGATGGGCGAGATGAACGCCGAAATCATGGATCTGCAGAAGAAAAACGGCGTCAGCATGTTCGGCGGTTGCATCCCAACCCTTGTCCAGCTCCCGCTGCTGTTTGCCTTCTTCGAGATGATGGAGAAGGTGGTCGAGCTTCGTCAGTCTCACTGGTTCTGGATCAAGGACCTGAGCCAGCCGGACCCCTACCACATTCTGCCGATCGTCATGGTTGTGACCAGCTTCCTCGTGCAGTTCTATACGCCCTCACCCGGCGTCGACCCCGCACAGCAGCGCATGATGGCCTTCATGATGCCGGCCTTCTCCGGCTACTGGACCTGGTACTACGCCGCAGGGCTCGCACTCTACTGGAACGTCGGTAACTTCATCATGGTCGGCCAGCAGCTCGTCCTGAACCGAACGGCGCTCGGCAAGGAGATGCGGGAGATCCAGCTCAAGCGGGCTGAAGCCAAGGCCAGGGCCAAAGCGGCTCCCAAGACCATTGCGGGGAGGCGATAA
- a CDS encoding R3H domain-containing nucleic acid-binding protein, which yields MEDLAQAAERVASLMRILTSTGGLRLKYRITAGAGAADPDGFERRDIYVECKGPDAGLLLDRDGELLRALEHITAKVLRLEPEEHDRISFDADGYKAARVRHLRRLADDAIDRVDDTNRPYSFPPMSSRERRMLHLFLRDSGLQTASSGEGPRRFVVLYPEGYRIPPEGERERSGYGDRGGYGRGRGPRRGGGGGGRRY from the coding sequence ATGGAAGACCTCGCCCAGGCGGCTGAACGAGTAGCCTCCCTGATGCGCATCCTGACCTCGACCGGAGGTCTTCGGCTCAAGTACCGGATCACCGCCGGCGCCGGCGCGGCCGATCCTGACGGCTTCGAGCGCCGCGACATCTACGTGGAGTGCAAAGGTCCGGACGCCGGGCTTCTTCTCGATCGCGACGGCGAACTGCTGCGCGCGCTCGAGCACATCACGGCCAAGGTCCTGCGCCTCGAGCCCGAGGAGCACGACCGCATCTCCTTCGACGCCGACGGCTACAAGGCCGCGCGCGTTCGCCATCTCCGCCGCCTCGCCGACGACGCCATCGACCGGGTGGACGACACCAATCGCCCCTACAGCTTCCCCCCCATGAGCTCCCGCGAGCGCCGCATGCTGCACCTCTTCCTGCGCGACAGCGGCCTCCAGACGGCCAGCTCCGGCGAGGGTCCCCGCCGCTTCGTTGTCCTCTATCCTGAGGGCTACCGCATCCCCCCGGAGGGCGAACGTGAGCGCTCCGGCTACGGCGACCGTGGAGGCTATGGCCGCGGCCGCGGACCGCGCCGCGGTGGTGGTGGCGGCGGTCGCCGGTACTAA